From the Streptomonospora nanhaiensis genome, the window GGGTGCCCGCGCGGCCCATCGGCGTGGCCGCGCGGTAGGCGGCGTGCTCGGCGGCCGGGACCCCGGCGTGCCGCTCGACGGGGATCCACCCGGGCGCCACCAGGTTCACCGTGATGCCGTGGCGGCCGAGTTCGCGGGACCACACGCGGGTGAGGCCGAACTGGGCCGCCTTGGCCGCGGCGTAGGCGGAGGTGGCGGGCAGGGCGCGGTCGGCGATGTCGGACCCGATCTGGACGACGCGGCCCCGCCCCCGCGCCTTCATGCCGGGCAGGACGGCCCGCACCAGCAGCGTGGGGCTCTTGACGAAGAACACCAGCTGGTCGAGGTGGTCCTGCCAGGTGAGGTCCTCGACGGCGACGAAGGGCTGGGGGCCGGTGGCGTTGGCCACCAGCACCTCGACCGGGGCGAGCCGGGCGGCGGCCCGGGCCACCAGGTCGCCGACCTCGGCCTCGTCGGTGGCGTCGGCGGCGAAGGCCTCGGCCGTGCCGCCCGCGCGGCGGATCCCGGCGACCACCCGGCGCGCGTCCTCGGCGGCGTCGGCGGGGTGGTTGACCGCCACGGGCCAGCCGTCGGCGGCCAGTCGGCGGGCGATGGCGGCGCCCAGGCCGCGCGAGGCCCCGGTGACCAGGGCGGACCCGCGGGGCACGGATTCGGTGGGGGCGGGGTCGGTGGGGGCGGGGGTCGGCTCCACGGGCGGGGTCCCTCCAGGAGGCGGGCGCGGCGGCGCGCTTCGGGTCAGGCGGCGGGCGCGTAGTCGGCCAGGCTCAGCTCGCCGCCGAGCCAGGCGGCGGGAACGGGGAGGTTGAGCCCCCGCGCACGCTCGATCACGGCGAACAGGGCGCGGATCTGCTGCTCGCGCGCCCAGGTACCCCACCGGCCCGCCCGGGGCGCGGCGAACGCGGTGCTGTAGTCGCCCACGCCCTGGCTGAAGGCGACGAACCGGCGCATGGCGGCGTCGTAGGCGGGCAGGGCCCGGGTGTGGTCGCCGCCGGCGGCGCGCAGTTCGGCGGCGAGGATGTAGGCGCCCACCAGGGCGAGCGTGGAGCCCTGGCCGGACATGGGGTCGGGGCAGTACCCGGAGTCGCCGACCAGCGCCACCCGGCCCCGGGTCCATGAGTCCATGCGGATCTGCGTGGAGGGGGTGAAGACGAAGTCGCGGGAGGCCCGCATCTGCCGCAGGAGTCCGGGGACCTCCCACCCCGCGTCGGCGTAGATCCGCTCGACCAGCCGCATGCGCTGCTCCACGGTGAGGTCGCGGACCTCCATCGGCCGGGTGCTGCGGAAGAGGAACAGCCCTTCGAGTTCGGCGTTGCCGGGGAAGGTGGTGATGGCGCAGCCCCGGTAGGGCCACATGTGCCAGGACATGGAGTCGCGGTGGCCCAGGTAGTTGTCGACGGTGAAGATCACCAGGTTGGTGCCGAGGAACCGGGTGAAGCGCTCGGCCGGGCCGAACACCAGGGAGCGCACGTTGGAGAACAGGCCGTCGGCCCCGACCACGAGGTCGACGCGGCGCGGCGCGCTGTTCTCGAAGGAGACCCGCACGCCGTCGTCGGACTGCTCGACGGCGGTGATGGAGTCGTCGAAGACGTACTCCACCCCCTCGCGGGCGTTCTCGTAGAGCACCGTGCCCAGCACCCCGCGCTTGACGGCGAACGGGGCGCGCTCGGGCCGGTCGTCGGCCGGGGAGTCCCACGACGGCATGGCCGCGGGGCGGTCGGCCCTCCCCAGGTAGAAGACCCCGGCGGGCGGCGGCCCGGATTCGGCCCGGATCCGCTCCAGCAGCCCCATGCGGTGCAGGGCCTCGGCGCCGACCCCCGACATCTCGATGCGCTGGCCGCCGGTGCGGATCCGCGGGGCGCGCTCCACCACGACGGGGGTGAACCCGTACTCGCGCAGCCAGTAGGCCAGGGCGGGCCCCGCGATTCCGCCTCCGGAGATGAGAATGGTCTTGGTCCGCTGCACGCCTGTCTCCCGTCGTGCGATATCCGTCGCCGTCGCCACAATCTAGCCACGGCGGCACGCCCCGCCCGAGGGGTTTTCCAACGGTTCAGGGGCGAACCAGGGCCGGGGGTCAGGGGCGGCCAGGGGCGGCACCGGCCGCCGGGGCGGCCGGCGGCCGGGCGAACCCGGTCGGCAGCGGTCGGCGGCGGGCCGGGGCGCGGTCACGGGCTTTCGAGAGCGGCGCGGAGGCAGTCGTAGGTCGGGGCGAGGGCGCGCAGGGCGGTGGCGGCGGCGCGGGTGTCGCCGGTGGCCAGGGGGTGCTGGAGGGCGCCGACCAGGCGGGCCTGGTGGGCCGTGACGGCCGCCGCCGCGGCCCGGCCGATGCCGTGCAGGCAGGCGGACGCGTCCGCGAGGCGGCGGGCGCCGACCCGGACGGCGAAGTGGACGAGGTGGTCGCGGAGGCCGTCGTCGCCGCCGGCCTCCAGCAGGTCGGCGAGCGCCAGGGCGGCGGCGCCGTTGCCGAGGGTGCCCGGCGGCACGGGGCCGCCGGCGAGGGCGGCGCCGGCGGAGGCGGCCGGGGAGGCGGGCCGCCGGTCGCGGTCGGGGGCGGCGTCCGGAGCGGGGGCGGTGGCGGCGCGCAGCCGCTCGATCGCGCGCGGGATGGCGGCGGCCACGGCCTCCTCG encodes:
- a CDS encoding SDR family oxidoreductase, coding for MEPTPAPTDPAPTESVPRGSALVTGASRGLGAAIARRLAADGWPVAVNHPADAAEDARRVVAGIRRAGGTAEAFAADATDEAEVGDLVARAAARLAPVEVLVANATGPQPFVAVEDLTWQDHLDQLVFFVKSPTLLVRAVLPGMKARGRGRVVQIGSDIADRALPATSAYAAAKAAQFGLTRVWSRELGRHGITVNLVAPGWIPVERHAGVPAAEHAAYRAATPMGRAGTPGDVAAAVSYLASDAAGFVTGERITVNGGHTLA
- a CDS encoding FAD-dependent monooxygenase; protein product: MQRTKTILISGGGIAGPALAYWLREYGFTPVVVERAPRIRTGGQRIEMSGVGAEALHRMGLLERIRAESGPPPAGVFYLGRADRPAAMPSWDSPADDRPERAPFAVKRGVLGTVLYENAREGVEYVFDDSITAVEQSDDGVRVSFENSAPRRVDLVVGADGLFSNVRSLVFGPAERFTRFLGTNLVIFTVDNYLGHRDSMSWHMWPYRGCAITTFPGNAELEGLFLFRSTRPMEVRDLTVEQRMRLVERIYADAGWEVPGLLRQMRASRDFVFTPSTQIRMDSWTRGRVALVGDSGYCPDPMSGQGSTLALVGAYILAAELRAAGGDHTRALPAYDAAMRRFVAFSQGVGDYSTAFAAPRAGRWGTWAREQQIRALFAVIERARGLNLPVPAAWLGGELSLADYAPAA